The Pseudomonadota bacterium genomic sequence AAAAATGTTTCATAATAAAAGGATCTACAGCCGAAACCAGCATTGCTGTTGTGTGCGCACCATTTGAAAATCCGCCAAACAAACTTCGTTTTGCATCAATATTCAAAACAGCATCAAATAAGGTCTTTAACATCTTCCGGTAACACTTGGAAATCATCGGCAGATCATCATATGCTCCTATCAAAACACCTTTAAACATTTCTTCAGGATCAAGGTCTTTTTTAAAAAGCGGCAGCGCTACTGCTATAAAGTCTTTATCAGCCGTCAGTTTACGGACATAATTTAAATTTTCTCTGTTTATACTTCCGCCATCTCCGCCTGCAATATATACCAAAACGGGGAATAAAGAATCCCTTGTATAGTTTTTGGGTAGACAAGCAAGCAGCCGGGATGTTATCCTTTTACCTTTTTTTAAACCATATAAAGTGTTAGGCAGTTCATCAAACTTGAACTCAAGTACTGCTCCTGCTTTTAATGATGTTTTGTTCTTATTCATGATTTTTTATCATTTCAGCAATGTTTACACAATTACTTGAATCAAAATGATCCCGATATGTTTTTTTGATATTGGAAGACAAAAACGCGCAATCATAATTAATACTGCAAATCGCATCATTATTTTCTGGAAGGGAGTATTGAGCGATAGCTGTTTCTACCGCGATAAAGCAACAAGCCTGTAAACCAGTGCTCCTGAAAGCCAGGCTACATCTTCCGGTGAAAGAATATCGCCTATATTGTCATTGAATAATATATTTGCTTCAGATGGAAATTCTTCATCGCCATACCAGATAATAAGCTGCAATGAAACATGCGGAAATAGTATAAACTCGAAAGCGGCATCACCTGCATCAAAGGCTTTTCCTTCTAAACATTTTGCAGCGTTAGCAAATAAACTGATATTATTGCCGAAAATATCTTTTAAAGGATTTATGGCCCTGTTAACAAAAGCGGAATAATAAAAAGATGCTCCGGGAATTTCCCGAAATGAAATCCAGTTTGAATAACCGGTTATTATTGCTTTTGCTAAAAGATAATGCAGTATAATAACCTGTTCCTGAATTGGCACTTCTTTTGGTTCAGGAGATTCATCCTTAAATTCAAAATCTGGCCAGCTGACAATATAGAGTCTGTTTAAAAAAGGAACCCTTAATCTATTATTATCAACAAGTTCATATCCTGATCTATTTGCTATATCAGATAAGGTATCGTTTGAAAGATCCTGAACTGCGATTTTTTTTGCGTTAATATAATCATCAACACGCGCCATTTTTTAACTCCTGGTGCCAGCGGTAAAACAAATAAAAGCCTCACCTTATCAGGCGAGGCTTTTATTATTTTTTTATTTATCTAAAAAATTATACCTCAAGCCAT encodes the following:
- a CDS encoding DUF3786 domain-containing protein, producing the protein MARVDDYINAKKIAVQDLSNDTLSDIANRSGYELVDNNRLRVPFLNRLYIVSWPDFEFKDESPEPKEVPIQEQVIILHYLLAKAIITGYSNWISFREIPGASFYYSAFVNRAINPLKDIFGNNISLFANAAKCLEGKAFDAGDAAFEFILFPHVSLQLIIWYGDEEFPSEANILFNDNIGDILSPEDVAWLSGALVYRLVALSR